Proteins co-encoded in one Bacillus paramycoides genomic window:
- the pstC gene encoding phosphate ABC transporter permease subunit PstC, producing MKGKKQINYVKSEYIGRSLVTFCGIFIVLVTLAIIAFICGKGIQSFTQSGISFTEMLTSTKWSPNADEGTFGAVIFIVGSTVVSLGAVIISAPIAIALAIFMNLISPKFGNKVLKPVLELLVGIPSVVYGLLGVTILVPLLRDSFGGVGFSLIAGIVVLSIMILPTIASIASDAIRSVPFDYLEASYGLGSTKWQAISRVIVPAAKKGILTGVVLGLARAFGEALAVQMVIGNTIKLPEGIYSPTATLTGILTMDMTNTLNGTAWNNALWTLAMILLVISFLFILVIRAIGQRGER from the coding sequence GAAAAGTGAATATATAGGAAGATCACTTGTTACGTTTTGTGGTATTTTTATTGTTTTAGTTACATTAGCTATTATTGCGTTTATTTGCGGTAAAGGAATTCAATCTTTTACGCAAAGTGGTATCTCGTTTACTGAGATGTTAACATCGACAAAATGGAGTCCAAATGCTGATGAGGGAACTTTCGGGGCTGTAATTTTCATTGTAGGCTCAACGGTGGTTTCGTTAGGTGCGGTTATTATTAGTGCGCCAATTGCTATAGCTCTTGCTATATTCATGAATTTAATTTCGCCGAAGTTTGGAAATAAAGTATTGAAGCCTGTTTTAGAATTATTAGTTGGTATTCCTTCGGTTGTATACGGATTATTAGGGGTTACTATTTTAGTACCGTTATTACGCGATTCGTTTGGGGGAGTGGGCTTTAGTTTAATTGCAGGTATTGTTGTATTAAGTATTATGATTTTACCTACTATTGCTAGTATCGCTTCGGATGCAATACGCTCTGTTCCATTTGATTATTTAGAAGCTTCTTATGGTTTAGGATCAACGAAATGGCAAGCGATTAGCCGAGTAATTGTTCCTGCTGCGAAAAAGGGGATTTTAACAGGTGTTGTTTTAGGTTTAGCGCGTGCTTTTGGTGAAGCATTAGCGGTTCAAATGGTAATTGGGAATACGATTAAATTACCAGAAGGAATATATAGTCCGACAGCAACGTTAACTGGTATTTTGACAATGGATATGACAAATACATTAAACGGAACTGCTTGGAACAATGCGCTATGGACTTTAGCAATGATTTTACTTGTTATTTCATTCCTGTTTATTTTAGTAATTCGAGCAATTGGGCAAAGAGGTGAGCGATAA
- the pstA gene encoding phosphate ABC transporter permease PstA yields the protein MNARTVNKVWTGIFYAVAALVVALLVFLVFEILQKGWGFWDPNFLFGEPSNTRAGGGIGPQLFNSFYMLVITLIISIPLGLGAGIYLAEYAKQGRFLNFVRLCIETMASLPSIVVGLFGLLVFVTMTGWGYTVMGGALALTILNLPGLTRVCESAISEVPANVKEASLGLGATKWQTITRIIIPSSLPQIITGVILAAGRIFGEAAALIYTAGLTSPILNSAADFSSPAHPLNPFRPAETLAVHIWKLNSEGIIPDAKLIATKSAAVLIIMVLLFNVVSRLVASILHKRFTGAKRKSKTTKKVKAA from the coding sequence ATGAATGCAAGAACGGTAAATAAAGTTTGGACAGGTATCTTTTATGCGGTAGCGGCTTTAGTTGTAGCTTTACTAGTGTTCTTAGTATTTGAGATTTTACAAAAGGGATGGGGTTTTTGGGATCCTAATTTCTTGTTTGGAGAACCAAGCAATACAAGAGCCGGTGGTGGGATTGGTCCGCAGTTATTCAATTCATTCTATATGCTTGTTATAACGCTTATTATATCTATTCCCCTTGGATTAGGTGCTGGAATATATTTAGCAGAGTATGCAAAACAAGGACGTTTTTTAAACTTTGTTCGTTTATGTATTGAGACAATGGCATCTTTACCTTCTATTGTTGTTGGTTTATTCGGTTTGTTAGTGTTCGTTACAATGACAGGATGGGGATACACAGTAATGGGTGGTGCCCTTGCTTTAACGATTTTAAACTTACCAGGTTTAACACGTGTTTGTGAAAGCGCGATTTCAGAAGTTCCTGCTAATGTGAAAGAGGCGAGTCTTGGATTAGGTGCAACAAAGTGGCAAACGATCACTCGTATTATTATCCCGTCGTCATTACCACAAATTATTACAGGTGTTATTTTAGCGGCAGGTCGTATATTTGGTGAAGCAGCGGCATTAATTTACACAGCGGGTTTAACATCTCCAATTTTAAATTCAGCAGCGGACTTCTCAAGTCCTGCTCATCCTTTAAATCCATTTAGGCCAGCTGAAACGTTAGCAGTTCACATTTGGAAGTTAAATTCTGAAGGGATTATCCCGGATGCGAAGTTAATTGCGACAAAATCTGCAGCTGTATTAATTATTATGGTATTACTATTCAATGTTGTTTCACGCTTAGTAGCATCTATATTGCACAAACGTTTTACAGGAGCGAAAAGAAAAAGTAAAACGACAAAGAAGGTAAAAGCAGCATAA